Proteins encoded in a region of the Bacillus methanolicus genome:
- a CDS encoding cation:proton antiporter: MFILQLAIILIASKIAGGVSARLGQPSVLGKLLIGIILGPSVLGLVTNTDTLVQFSQIGVILLMFIAGLETDINEFKRTGKASAFVGVAGIIVPLVLGFFSGMMLNLTPTQSWFLGLLLSATSVSISVQTLKEMNLLKSREGAAILGAAVIDDVVVIVALAFLMSFAGEDVNLGTVVLKKVLFFAGAILIGWKVVPWFLKKFASIKVSETVISSALIICFAYAYLAEYTGVAAIIGAYIAGVAISLTDYKHEVFEKIQIVSYSIFVPVFFTSIGISAQFAGIAENLGLIFLLSILAVLTKLIGASIGAKIAGFSWNSSFGIGAAMVSRGEVALIIASIGLETKLLSQDMFAAIVVVILVTTIVTPPMMKWIFNRKMQTASRGM, translated from the coding sequence ATGTTCATACTACAATTAGCAATTATTTTAATTGCTTCCAAAATTGCTGGGGGAGTAAGTGCAAGATTAGGGCAGCCTTCTGTTCTTGGCAAACTCCTGATTGGAATTATTCTGGGACCATCTGTATTAGGATTAGTAACGAATACAGATACTCTGGTACAGTTTAGTCAAATTGGCGTCATCTTGCTTATGTTTATAGCCGGATTAGAAACAGATATTAATGAGTTTAAACGAACCGGAAAAGCTTCCGCCTTTGTTGGTGTTGCCGGGATTATTGTTCCTCTTGTTTTAGGATTTTTCTCAGGAATGATGCTGAATCTTACACCTACACAATCTTGGTTTTTGGGGTTATTGCTTTCAGCTACCAGTGTAAGTATCTCTGTTCAAACTCTTAAAGAGATGAATTTATTAAAGTCTCGTGAAGGGGCAGCCATTTTAGGGGCAGCCGTTATTGATGATGTAGTCGTTATTGTTGCATTGGCGTTTTTAATGAGTTTTGCCGGCGAAGACGTTAACTTAGGCACGGTTGTATTAAAGAAGGTGTTATTTTTCGCGGGAGCCATCCTTATTGGATGGAAAGTCGTTCCTTGGTTTTTGAAAAAGTTTGCATCAATAAAAGTTTCGGAAACTGTTATTTCGTCAGCTTTAATTATCTGTTTTGCTTATGCGTACTTGGCAGAATATACAGGGGTTGCCGCGATTATCGGAGCTTATATAGCAGGAGTTGCGATTAGTTTAACAGATTACAAACATGAAGTGTTCGAAAAAATTCAAATCGTTAGTTATTCCATTTTTGTTCCTGTATTCTTCACATCCATTGGGATTTCTGCTCAGTTTGCCGGTATTGCTGAAAATTTAGGGCTTATTTTTCTACTAAGTATATTAGCTGTTCTAACAAAGTTAATCGGTGCATCAATCGGTGCAAAAATAGCTGGATTTTCTTGGAATAGCTCGTTCGGGATAGGGGCAGCGATGGTTTCTCGTGGTGAAGTAGCATTAATTATTGCTTCAATCGGACTAGAAACTAAACTTTTAAGTCAAGATATGTTTGCAGCAATTGTTGTCGTGATCCTCGTTACAACCATTGTCACTCCGCCGATGATGAAGTGGATTTTTAACCGGAAAATGCAAACAGCATCTAGAGGCATGTAG
- a CDS encoding amino acid permease produces the protein MEKSHQDLKRGLLPRHVQLIALGGMIGTGIFKGSSDTLNIAGPSVIFAYLLGGLLLFIVMAALAEMAIVYPNMNVQHLIYKAFGFRVSFIVGWLYWINWIIVTIVEILAAGSFLKFWFPSAPLWLLSFLCAVVIVGINLFQVKYYGELEFWFAGIKIMALIAFILLGFFILSGMIPSSVQDPLANYTANGGFFPHGIGGILSALLVVMFSYGGAELIGVAVTETKDAKRVLPKVIKGVVWRVILFYILPILIICGLMPWNKVSGEDSPFVQVLSITGLPGAAHIMNFVLLTAVLSAANSGMYATSRTLYAMAQSGDAPKNLLKVSKQGVPINGIMITGICLMVGVYLAYMTPDQVISYLMSIPGFTVMLIWMGICFAQLKLRSRYEEKPFFQVKWFPFTTTFAIVSLLLIFISFLFNKENIIGTTVCLSILLILTTLSFITRNRKEKTMI, from the coding sequence ATGGAAAAAAGTCATCAAGATTTAAAAAGAGGTTTATTGCCAAGGCACGTCCAGTTAATTGCTTTAGGAGGCATGATTGGAACGGGTATTTTTAAAGGAAGTTCAGATACGTTAAATATAGCGGGTCCGAGTGTCATTTTTGCCTATCTTTTAGGGGGGCTGCTATTATTTATCGTCATGGCCGCGTTGGCCGAGATGGCAATTGTTTATCCAAATATGAACGTTCAGCATCTGATCTATAAAGCTTTCGGGTTTCGCGTTTCCTTTATCGTCGGATGGCTTTATTGGATCAACTGGATTATTGTGACCATTGTCGAAATACTAGCGGCTGGAAGTTTCTTAAAATTTTGGTTTCCTTCCGCCCCGTTATGGCTTTTAAGTTTCCTATGCGCAGTTGTGATCGTGGGGATTAATTTGTTTCAAGTGAAATATTATGGTGAGCTTGAGTTTTGGTTTGCGGGAATTAAAATCATGGCATTAATCGCCTTTATTTTATTAGGATTTTTTATTTTATCAGGAATGATCCCGAGTTCCGTTCAGGATCCTTTGGCTAATTACACTGCAAACGGAGGATTTTTTCCTCATGGAATTGGAGGAATTTTGAGTGCTTTATTGGTCGTCATGTTTTCATATGGCGGAGCAGAATTGATTGGTGTAGCCGTTACCGAAACAAAAGATGCCAAACGTGTATTACCGAAAGTGATAAAAGGGGTCGTATGGAGAGTCATCCTTTTTTATATCCTTCCTATTCTTATTATTTGCGGCTTAATGCCTTGGAATAAAGTTTCAGGCGAAGATAGTCCATTCGTTCAAGTGCTCAGCATAACAGGACTTCCCGGAGCTGCTCACATTATGAACTTTGTCCTTTTAACAGCTGTATTATCAGCCGCAAACTCTGGTATGTATGCTACATCAAGAACATTATACGCCATGGCTCAAAGCGGTGATGCTCCGAAAAATTTATTAAAAGTTTCGAAGCAAGGAGTACCGATCAACGGCATTATGATTACCGGTATCTGCCTTATGGTTGGTGTCTATTTGGCCTATATGACTCCTGATCAAGTCATCAGTTATCTTATGTCAATACCGGGTTTTACAGTGATGTTAATATGGATGGGTATTTGTTTCGCTCAACTAAAGCTCCGTTCCCGTTATGAAGAGAAGCCATTTTTCCAGGTAAAATGGTTCCCATTCACAACGACATTTGCAATCGTTTCTTTATTGCTTATCTTCATCTCTTTTCTTTTCAATAAAGAAAATATTATCGGCACTACCGTTTGCCTTTCAATATTATTGATCCTGACAACACTCTCTTTCATTACTAGAAACCGAAAAGAAAAAACGATGATATAA